In Microcaecilia unicolor chromosome 1, aMicUni1.1, whole genome shotgun sequence, the following are encoded in one genomic region:
- the BHLHE22 gene encoding class E basic helix-loop-helix protein 22, with product MDGGLHRGAPDQQQQPLFPPHHQQLKSARMEPAFRCPPAGLELSAAADLLHHVQQQQPGAAPVGALTGSGGGAGDSLALAASLYAESRGGSMAESSGGEDQSPDEDSDGRCELLLRGGGARADGGGSGGTGASAAPATGGGGGGGGVTGGKKSKEQKALRLNINARERRRMHDLNDALDELRAVIPYAHSPSVRKLSKIATLLLAKNYILMQAQALEEMRRLVAYLNQGQALSAASSLPGSAAVAAAAAATAALHPALGAYEQAAAGYPFSAGLPPAASCPDKCALFNNVASSLCKQCTEKP from the coding sequence ATGGACGGGGGGCTGCACCGCGGCGCGCCcgaccagcagcagcagccgctctTCCCGCCCCACCACCAGCAGCTCAAGAGCGCGCGCATGGAGCCCGCCTTCCGCTGCCCGCCAGCGGGGCTCGAGCTCTCCGCCGCCGCCGACCTCCTGCACCAcgtccagcagcagcagccggggGCGGCGCCCGTCGGAGCCCTGACTGGAAGCGGCGGAGGAGCGGGAGACTCTCTGGCGCTCGCCGCCTCCCTGTACGCCGAGAGCCGCGGAGGCTCCATGGCGGAGAGCAGCGGCGGCGAGGACCAAAGCCCGGACGAGGACAGCGACGGCCGCTGTGAACTGCTGCTGCGCGGCGGCGGAGCCAGGGCTGACGGCGGGGGCTCGGGGGGCACCGGGGCTTCCGCAGCACCTGccacaggaggaggaggcggcggcggAGGAGTCACAGGCGGCAAAAAGTCCAAGGAGCAGAAAGCGCTGCGCCTGAACATCAACGCCCGCGAGCGCCGGCGCATGCACGACCTGAACGACGCGCTGGACGAGCTGCGGGCGGTCATTCCTTACGCGCACAGCCCGTCCGTGCGCAAACTGTCCAAGATCGCCACCCTGCTGCTGGCCAAGAACTACATCCTGATGCAGGCGCAGGCCCTGGAGGAGATGCGGCGCCTCGTGGCCTATCTGAACCAGGGCCAGGCGCTGTCGGCCGCGTCCTCGCTGCCCGGCTCGGCGGCCGTGGCGGCGGCGGCCGCGGCCACCGCCGCCCTGCACCCGGCGCTGGGCGCCTACGAGCAGGCGGCGGCCGGTTACCCGTTCAGCGCCGGCCTGCCCCCGGCCGCTTCGTGCCCGGACAAGTGCGCCCTGTTCAACAACGTGGCCTCCAGTCTGTGCAAGCAGTGCACCGAGAAGCCTTAA